One window of the Cryptomeria japonica chromosome 7, Sugi_1.0, whole genome shotgun sequence genome contains the following:
- the LOC131047302 gene encoding putative UPF0481 protein At3g02645: protein MRSVSYEEASLPQGLQAIVYHYHLFFLSVCTAFSVSLIPQYFLRMDSKNTDQVKIDQSRWVISIRDGLYINHEEEEEKEFCIAVFNVPKELLAVKPEAYIPQCVSIGPYHQWRSELYEMERYKVAAARRFQQRIDGLKFESVVEELKKHEWQIRSCYHKYLDYSEEALAWLMALDASFVLECLQFYVIQANQGFTEVSSEVKQLGRVLDPSGRSTTHNAIMRDLMMLENQLPLFLLRKLLEMQLGSHDKAEERFCNLVSLACEELSPFMFKMPDSSRLRIKERGHVLEVLYYSIVPSAAMDNGNIQGDETEKEPLPDITFVRQVLNSARTVVSSLNVGPIRRLTALPHRLFKGRIVQFVVKLPMHLLSSLGNLPILRPFKGPLTLLLGSDKAEKDGEGEGKGEGEGGGSSLEIPPTRDELAVPSVSDLYSAGVKFLPTDGDLTTIRFDTMTTTLYLPKVRLDNNSEVILRNLVAFEASAAPGALIFTRYTDFMNGIIDTEEDVRLLRNSRIIYNHLANDGKVASLWNGMGKCVKLSKVKYLDKVIADVNKHYNRRLSVAVMEYVHKYIYGSWQLLTLVAAGILLLLTCLQAFCSVYDCKKWWNDTDFLQD, encoded by the coding sequence ATGCGCAGTGTAAGCTACGAAGAGGCCTCTCTGCCCCAGGGTTTACAAGCTATTGTTTATCATTATCACTTGTTCTTCCTCTCTGTGTGTACTGCCTTTTCGGTTTCTTTGATCCCTCAATACTTCTTAAGAATGGATTCAAAGAATACTGATCAAGTTAAAATCGATCAATCTCGCTGGGTTATTTCAATTAGAGATGGCCTCTATATAAATCACgaagaggaagaagaaaaggaGTTCTGCATAGCCGTGTTCAATGTGCCGAAGGAGTTACTGGCAGTGAAGCCTGAAGCATACATTCCACAGTGCGTCTCCATCGGGCCATATCACCAATGGAGATCGGAGCTGTACGAAATGGAGAGATACAAAGTGGCTGCGGCTCGTAGGTTTCAGCAGAGAATTGATGGTCTCAAGTTCGAATCTGTAGTCGAAGAATTGAAGAAGCATGAGTGGCAAATACGGAGCTGCTACCACAAATACCTAGACTACAGCGAGGAAGCCCTGGCATGGCTCATGGCTTTGGATGCCTCGTTTGTGCTTGAGTGCTTGCAATTCTACGTCATACAGGCGAATCAGGGTTTCACGGAAGTGTCATCCGAGGTGAAGCAACTGGGCAGAGTGTTAGATCCATCTGGCAGGAGCACTACCCATAATGCAATTATGAGAGATCTGATGATGCTGGAGAATCAGCTGCCGTTGTTCCTTTTGCGGAAGTTGTTGGAGATGCAGTTGGGTTCTCATGACAAGGCAGAGGAAAGGTTTTGTAACCTGGTAAGTCTTGCCTGCGAAGAGTTATCGCCGTTTATGTTCAAGATGCCAGATAGTTCACGGCTGCGTATAAAAGAAAGGGGACACGTTCTGGAGGTGCTTTATTACTCCATTGTCCCTTCTGCGGCTATGGACAATGGCAATATTCAGGGCGATGAGACTGAAAAGGAGCCGTTGCCGGATATTACCTTCGTAAGACAGGTTTTGAATTCGGCAAGGACAGTTGTGTCCTCATTAAACGTCGGTCCTATTCGGAGACTTACGGCACTGCCTCACCGTCTATTCAAAGGGAGAATCGTCCAGTTTGTGGTCAAGCTGCCCATGCACCTTCTTTCTTCTCTAGGAAATCTGCCAATTCTGCGTCCTTTCAAGGGGCCCTTAACTCTGCTCTTGGGATCCGACAAAGCAGAGAAAGATGGGGAAGGAGAAggaaaaggagaaggagaaggaggggGTTCGTCTTTGGAAATACCCCCTACGCGGGACGAGCTGGCTGTGCCCTCTGTTTCTGACTTATACTCAGCAGGAGTGAAATTCCTTCCTACGGACGGAGACCTTACCACAATACGATTCGACACAATGACGACCACTCTTTATCTTCCCAAAGTGAGGTTGGATAACAATTCAGAAGTCATACTGAGAAATCTGGTAGCGTTCGAGGCTTCAGCGGCGCCTGGTGCGTTGATCTTCACACGCTACACTGATTTCATGAACGGCATCATCGACACAGAGGAGGATGTTCGGCTACTGAGAAACAGCAGGATTATTTACAATCATCTGGCGAACGACGGGAAAGTTGCGAGCCTGTGGAACGGCATGGGTAAATGCGTGAAGCTCTCAAAAGTCAAGTATTTAGACAAAGTAATAGCCGACGTCAACAAGCATTACAATAGGAGATTGAGCGTGGCGGTGATGGAGTACGTGCACAAATACATTTATGGTTCATGGCAGTTGCTCACTCTTGTGGCTGCAGGGATTCTTTTGCTTCTCACGTGTTTGCAGGCCTTCTGCTCTGTGTATGACTGTAAGAAGTGGTGGAATGACACAGATTTTCTGCAGGATTAG